The following coding sequences are from one Culex quinquefasciatus strain JHB chromosome 1, VPISU_Cqui_1.0_pri_paternal, whole genome shotgun sequence window:
- the LOC119765234 gene encoding LOW QUALITY PROTEIN: uncharacterized protein LOC119765234 (The sequence of the model RefSeq protein was modified relative to this genomic sequence to represent the inferred CDS: inserted 2 bases in 1 codon) — protein sequence MTRLAPIGGGDDLGVSGVDEESPAEVTGLKAGDCVLEVNNEDVLGMRIAEVAGMVRSKTDTVTLLLWSTGMEPTCNPESLCCGPMPINLERLSASMQTIVAALECPVCFDTIPPPVFQCQNGHLVCSRCRVRSEKCAICREKYTVGRSLLAEQVYQSITEAFQLSEGGDGKLRERLFGXKCNRKSRAGGSPFNSEGNLPSGGKPLHSHTHKFLAKIMGKASSVGNLSKAACGESCGGDLQSLKGKSLSLSSSEIFNRDNTVSVPRCTSANRLAPELTTSCNSLSAVTSTTPRRPTSSLSCNVSAESLSSIPENGGFQLVVPSSVNGQKQRIVGIESECSLCCPGEYCNDKIGASELDRHVTERHRTPIISFGTASAEISLPPRTPVDNACLVLVLDGRKFWLKLISDPSSIGDIFISALFQGGEAESRNYALEVVIRKAGPNHILGKELISRSEVHPMQAKSWNDISNTRSGVFYSADSIRSTFEPETEILLKASIKRLADL from the exons GTCAACAATGAGGACGTCCTGGGCATGCGAATCGCCGAAGTGGCTGGCATGGTGCGCTCCAAAACGGACACCGTCACGCTGCTGCTCTGGAGCACCGGCATGGAACCGACCTGCAATCCGGAATCCCTGTGCTGCGGCCCGATGCCCATCAACCTGGAGCGCCTCTCGGCCAGCATGCAAACCATCGTGGCGGCCCTCGAGTGTCCGGTCTGCTTCGACACGATCCCTCCGCCGGTGTTCCAGTGTCAAAACGGTCACCTGGTTTGCTCGAGGTGTCGCGTCCGGTCGGAAAAGTGCGCCATCTGTCGGGAAAAGTACACTGTCGGGAGGTCGCTGCTGGCCGAGCAGGTCTATCAGTCGATTACGGAGGCGTTTCAGCTGAGTGAGGGCGGGGACGGGAAGTTGCGGGAACGCCTTTTTGG CAAGTGCAACCGGAAGAGCCGCGCCGGCGGAAGTCCGTTTAATAGCGAAGGGAATTTGCCATCTGGCGGGAAACCGCTGCACTCGCACACGCACAAGTTTCTGGCGAAGATCATGGGCAAGGCTTCGTCGGTGGGGAACTTGAGCAAAGCGGCCTGTGGGGAGTCTTGCGGGGGAGATTTGCAGTCACTGAAGGGGAAGTCGCTGTCGCTGTCGTCGAGTGAGATTTTCAA TCGCGACAACACGGTCTCCGTTCCCCGCTGTACCTCGGCCAACCGGCTCGCCCCGGAACTGACCACTTCCTGCAACAGCCTGTCTGCGGTCACATCGACCACCCCGCGCCGACCAACCTCGTCCCTGTCGTGCAACGTCTCGGCCGAAAGTCTGAGCAGCATTCCGGAAAACGGTGGCTTCCAACTGGTGGTGCCATCTTCCGTCAACGGTCAAAAGCAGAGAATCGTCGGAATTGAATCCGAGTGCAGCTTGTGCTGTCCTGGCGAGTATTGCAACGATAAGATCGGTG CTTCCGAGCTGGACCGGCACGTGACGGAGCGCCACCGGACGCCAATCATTTCGTTTGGGACGGCCTCGGCGGAGATTTCGCTGCCGCCCAGGACACCTGTTGACAACGCCTGCCTGGTGCTGGTGCTGGATGGTcgtaaattttggctgaaatTAATCTCGGATCCAAG CTCCATCGGCGATATCTTCATCTCGGCGCTGTTTCAGGGTGGCGAAGCGGAAAGCCGCAACTACGCGCTCGAGGTGGTCATCCGGAAAGCCGGCCCCAACCACATCCTGGGCAAGGAGCTCATCTCCCGGTCCGAGGTGCACCCGATGCAGGCCAAATCGTGGAAT GATATTAGCAACACCCGGAGTGGCGTGTTCTACTCGGCCGACTCCATCCGGTCTACTTTTGAGCCGGAAACAGAAATCCTCCTGAAGGCCAGCATCAAACGGTTGGCAGATCTGTAG